A stretch of DNA from Spirochaeta isovalerica:
GGATTCCACTGGAGCTCACTCAGTCCGTAAATGAGAACCGCTGTTCCGACAATTAACCGACCGGTCCGTCTCAGAGAAAACTCAAAACCGAAAAGCTGGAGTTCCGTCGAACGGGGGCGGAGGAGAATCCTGTCCAGTTCTCCCGTCCGGATAAGCTGACCCGCTCTTTCAAAACCGCCTGAAATCATCTGGCTCATAGCGAAGCCTATGGAAATCATTCCGTAAAAAACGGAAGCTTCTCCCAGACTCCATCCTTTAATATTTCCGAAACGGTGGAAGAGGGACCAGACACCGGCAAATTCCGAACCGATTATCAGAAGTTGTCCCAGCATCTGCAGGAGAAAAGATTTTCTGTATTCCATCTGGGATTTGAGAGACTGGGCTGCGTATTGCCGCCAGACATATAAGGAATTCATA
This window harbors:
- a CDS encoding ABC transporter permease, coding for MNSLYVWRQYAAQSLKSQMEYRKSFLLQMLGQLLIIGSEFAGVWSLFHRFGNIKGWSLGEASVFYGMISIGFAMSQMISGGFERAGQLIRTGELDRILLRPRSTELQLFGFEFSLRRTGRLIVGTAVLIYGLSELQWNPSLLKIMILLWAVSGSMALFCGLMIIQAGISIWTIESLELMNTLTYGGQETGRYPVSIYSAPFRYFFTYIVPLAAVNYYPVLIIINKADPGGSAASTGWFSPAAGFLFLAGALLFWRYALKFYRSAGG